The genomic window CAAAGAACACAGTTCACTACGTCTACAACCGCTGGAAGGCATATCCTGGTACTCTGATTAACGTTCTTGCCCAAAAAGCGACAAGTAAGCCATGCATCAGTCACCAGGGCCATAAACACTGagctaaaaatgaaaacatacccctctacaaaatatttattcttacaaacaaaattaaGGACACATGGATTGCCCAGAGAAGAAAGTTGAAAGTTGAATTCCCATGGTAAccgaatcatattttattcggaTGAAAAACAATGGAATGTCAACATCTAGAACGACAGATGGTTCACCAAAGAGAGAGAGCTAATGTCCCCCACGtatttaaaaccaagtttccggccAGCATCAACACACTTAGGGTCATTTGGAGTAAGGGCATTGTCATACCATAAGAGAGAATTGGTGCTGACAGGTTCTATGAACTCCTGTCTGACCTggtgataccttggatgaaagctgaggccaatgATGTCGAGTTCCTGTATCAACAAGTCCTCTTATAAGGCCTGCAAGACacaaaacttgttgaaagaagagaaggtgcGATTTTGGATCCCAAAACCTGGCCCTCTAACTCCTACtatatgaatcccatggattacttcttttagggggAGTGAGAGATTGTCTCTGGCAATCCACACAACAGCAACAACTCTTTGAAGGTCTTCATCATCAAGTACTAGGGCAAATTCTCCTGTGAACGTGGTCAAGACATGCAAATACTTAGAGCGATTTGGACAGATATTTGGGCACTGACCTTTATCTCAGACCTCAGATCTcgaattatacaaatatgatttatgcaacacatttagcttcatatgacgttatttttCACAATCCTGAAACAAtcatgacgtcatcaaccaTTAATTTATAATCGATCTAagccgaattttaaatgagtccatttttttgtaataccgATTCAGGccgaacttctttaaaatgAGGGGTTACTTGATAATTATAAGCGTAAGtgcttgttggacttggagtagaattgaggatcgacatcggagtaattctaccctatatatccttgctatactgagtgggatttgtgttcatttcctttctctcactggctgcttgtagctgatctaatataaACATAATGAAGGCTAAGCTCCTTCCttcaatttgttatatttttaacgaGAAGGagatcatttttatacaattttacaaaaaacgtAAACTGTTATTCGAAAAATCATGGACCTATGATACGCATATGGTTAATTGTACTTATAGCAATTAAATATCAACAgagggtgttaagatcaaattggtgcatttttcaaaaatctttaaattgttactGATCCCACATTTTTCgggaaatttatttgaaaatttgcttCAATGGTACAcatgaactttaaaaaagagttaatttGATGTACCCACCACCTCCAGTATCAATCAAGGTCTGGATCTGAGtccggaaggaggagcaggggTTGACAATGTAGTTCCTTGTtaggatcaaattgtcgccaaaatatttttctattggtCAATAgtcattgtctccttgatggagGAAATCAGAGAGTCCTTGATAGGACGCTATGTTCGCTTTGTTTAAGATTCAACCTAGCCCGagacaaaataattcaatgGATCCGGACTGCTGggggcaatatttattttgcaattaagTGATACCAGTACTCACTCAGATCCTTCAGTGACTTTATCAGACTCTGGAAGAGCCTTACGAATCTTTTGCACTGTATGGAATATGACACTTGTCATATTCGTGACCTCTCAATTTGAAATCGCCATGCTGTTGTGTACAAAAATCATCGTCACGGCGCAGCTGTCGCCATGATCTCCAAAACTTCACAAAAGTTTGATAATAGAACAACGTTTCTGCCGACAAAAAAAAGACGCCATTAGACAGCTGTATTATAGCAAAATCGCTGGCGCAACCAAGTGTCTATTTGATCTTCATTCCCGttacattttaatattcatcAATAAGTTAGAAAACGACTCAAAACATTTGTAACCTTTGATGGAAAGTtcacattttgtacaaatacacACTATGTAGATTGTAGATTCTAAGATAATAATTTACAGGAAGTATGTAAAGATATGTTACTATcattatatatcataatataactGTTGTTCATCGCTACATACATCATCAGTCGGCAACCTTTAGAGCTTCATCCACccatttattacaaaatgaatCAACATTATGATTAGATATAAaagaaatgacaaatatttctgTTTAGAGATTACAATTAGTGTTATATGAGCCACAAGTTGTACTCATATAACACTTGAGACTATCCGGAATATGTCTGGGAACTaccaatcttttaaaaatgaattatttttatctatttataatataaaaaataacaattgacaATGAGAAACagtgaatatttattgaattaattgcTTTGGCGTCATAAATTCCATTGTAATTAAAGAAGGCACCTTCATGTGGATTCATAGAGCTTATGTCGAAGTTTGGTTATTTGCCTTAAGGCTGAGAACATGTCTTAGGTAATGAAATTGTGGATTGTTTAAGGTTTTTACGGCCCTTTTTTTAAGTCTAGATAATAAGGTGTAAAATACctaatataatacttattttgcAATAGATCACATTATTTTTACATGAGAATCTCAAGATAACaaccaaatttgacaaaaatcccgggataaaaaaattgtctaaaaagaCAATCcctaatgtatacatatttgtttttgtgcTGGAGAATGTTCAAAGTCATTAGCCTTGTTTGATGTGTGgttagataaattatatcatgaagGAAAGCCGGAactatttttatgatgaaaaatgaaagaaataataaaccaaagttGAATATGAACGTTGAAATGATgttgatttaatgaaaaatgaagtTGGTGAAATTACTCAGggagtcttcttttttttctttttttcttttcagaagCAGGCGCGAAGGGACCTTTAGAAAATCAAAAGTACGCAAGTACAAGAAGAGTACAAATTACAAACCAACATTGTATTTCAAACTCCATCATGAGCAACAAGTATTTCAAATACACCCTTGTTCTCCTCTCATCCCTGATTCAAATCGGCGATTTCAAAAAAGTCATGGTAGTTACCTCTTTAGACGAATTCTCCGAAGATATGAAAGTCCTAGAGCTATTCGACTTTGAGACTCTTAAATGGAGAAGCGTTGAGAAGTCAGACTCTCCTGCACCTCTTTCAGCTGCATATCGTGCAGAGTCTCTCAAACCTGGGACTGCTCGTTTGGTAGAAAATCACGCTGTGCTTGAATATGAACTCAAGAATGGACTCTCCTTAGAGCTTGCACGATACTCAGAGGATGTAATGGGTTCAGCTACGCTTGAGTATGGAGATACACTTTGCATTGTTGGAGGCTATGACTCCTctaaaaaatcccttaagaatGAAGTTCTATGTTGGAATCCTTTAAATTTGCGAAAAAAAGCCGGAGATGCGGAAGCAAATGGACGTAGAGATAGTGGATCCTGGGTGGCTTTACCCCCTATGAATGTGGGAAGGCATCAACCGGGTAAGgagttattttaatatctatatatttatgtagaagaAATATTGTGggaaatcatttttgattagGGGAAATTGATGAACCGTTGTTTGACGACacatgtttcttttttgttacttATCAAAATTCTAACATAAACGATTTTTGTGGTTGATGCATTCAACCAGAGAAGAGATATGAATATATCatcatcaacaaataaaatatacctaattgCAAACATATGTACACATTAACCAAATCTCATTTTAACATGTTCTCATAGGTGCTGTCGTTATGGACGGTAAACTCTATGTTGCCGGTGGCTATGATACTAAAACACACAAATTCATCTCCTCTGTGGAAGTATTTGATGACATTACACAACGTTGGTATCAAATGGCGCCCATGAACCATGCCCGTGCCGGTCTTCGACTCATTAATTCCAAAGGGAAACTCTATGCTATTGGAGGTTGGAGAAAGCGAGATTATTTATCCGTGGTCGAAGAGTACGATCCTTTTACTGACTCTTGGTCTGAAGTGTCGAATATGAACATCCCAAGGGCTAGTTTTGGGGCCATTGTTAATGAGAATGACATTTACGTGGTAGGAGGAAAGAAGGGATTTCGGCAAAGTGATGAATTGAGATCTATGGAAAAATACACTCCGTCTGAGGATAAATGGAGTACGGAAAACCTTCCAGAAATGCCACATATCCGTGGACCCACCATGGCTACCTTAGtgaatgacttttaaaaaacatttcgaTTCGATCCTATGCCAAAgaactctttttatttatgagtaactGTAATTTTGactattacaatatttataaacttcTCTTCTTCTGGGGATCCCTTGGACCATTTCCATATTTCGACACGTCTTACGCTCTCAAAATGGATGACGAGTCATgatattatgtttttgttattcCTTCAAGACCGTTCGAggaaatccaaaaaatgaatttgtcattcactatataaatatatgttatgtataaatGTAAGTGTTTTTACTCTGGATGGATGAATGTTTGGAGGACTCTCTAGGCTCTTaaccttttttgatttattcataGGATTTATCGACAATTACTATTAACATTCAAGAAAAGtcctttgtttgttttttggctTTTTGTTAATCATGATTATAATAGTggtataatttagaaaattgctCTGAGCAGTGACCTCATTTCAATCCTGCATGATATATTGTTATCGTTATTTGGTGTTTGTTTATATGTACTAGGGtgattatgtataaatttgtatagtacattgtataaaataaaataaaaacttattttctcaattcctatattacatattatgtggCTCGTCTGCACTATATTAAACTAGAATGATACTTCTCAAAAGATTaaggattacatttgtattctttgaataataaatatcgGATATTGCTATCGAGCAGGATTATAATTCTACTATAAACGGATCATATCGGGGACAAATTAATCTAATCATAAATTAAGAaggctctaaactatagttaacattctagTGGACTTCAACTTATCCCAGAGTTTTGGATCAGGGGCGTCCGCCCGGGTGGGCTAGAGGGACTGTAGCTCTCCccaaaaggattttttcctttttactacaaatgttaagatttgaaattttattcctttttcaattttttttca from Lepeophtheirus salmonis chromosome 1, UVic_Lsal_1.4, whole genome shotgun sequence includes these protein-coding regions:
- the LOC121118152 gene encoding uncharacterized protein, with the translated sequence MSNKYFKYTLVLLSSLIQIGDFKKVMVVTSLDEFSEDMKVLELFDFETLKWRSVEKSDSPAPLSAAYRAESLKPGTARLVENHAVLEYELKNGLSLELARYSEDVMGSATLEYGDTLCIVGGYDSSKKSLKNEVLCWNPLNLRKKAGDAEANGRRDSGSWVALPPMNVGRHQPGAVVMDGKLYVAGGYDTKTHKFISSVEVFDDITQRWYQMAPMNHARAGLRLINSKGKLYAIGGWRKRDYLSVVEEYDPFTDSWSEVSNMNIPRASFGAIVNENDIYVVGGKKGFRQSDELRSMEKYTPSEDKWSTENLPEMPHIRGPTMATLVNDF